A region from the Sulfurospirillum oryzae genome encodes:
- the xseA gene encoding exodeoxyribonuclease VII large subunit: protein MSQTLSVSSLNNQIKSLLETTFLHVSVEGEVSRPTYHSSGHLYFTLKDADSSISCVMFKGNTKTLKFQVEEGMAVVVHGSISVFSPRGTYQINCTMMEPAGSGALAKAYEQLKVKLGAKGYFEAERKKSLPRFVNHIALVTSGTGAALQDMLRVATKRWPLVKITLLDTLVQGEGAKFSIAENIARADALGADVIIVGRGGGSVEDLWAFNEEIVADALFTCKTPIVSAVGHEIDYVISDFVADLRAPTPSAAMEMILPDSAEMLQRIDGMMERYTLVFGRILRSKDESLTHLTRLFAKRSIDEKLSLWKNEIAILRSQYNDKIALLYREKSRHVHLLKEQIHFQTRQNLAKKEQLLSSYTIALNSKEPTREQKECYAQVVQKGKKIALEKIAEGEIFELQTPHTILKAKALEKKVLTKES, encoded by the coding sequence ATGAGCCAAACCCTTAGTGTCTCAAGTTTAAACAACCAAATCAAGTCATTATTGGAAACCACTTTTTTACATGTAAGTGTGGAAGGTGAGGTTTCCAGACCTACGTATCACAGCTCAGGGCACCTCTATTTTACCCTTAAAGATGCCGACTCTTCCATCTCTTGTGTGATGTTTAAAGGTAATACCAAAACCTTAAAATTTCAAGTGGAAGAGGGAATGGCGGTGGTTGTTCATGGCTCCATTTCCGTTTTCTCACCGCGCGGAACCTATCAAATCAACTGTACGATGATGGAGCCAGCAGGCAGTGGCGCATTAGCCAAGGCATACGAGCAGCTTAAAGTCAAACTAGGAGCCAAAGGCTACTTTGAAGCAGAGCGTAAAAAGTCTTTACCTCGCTTCGTTAACCATATAGCACTTGTGACTTCAGGTACGGGAGCAGCACTTCAAGATATGCTTCGTGTTGCAACGAAGCGTTGGCCATTGGTGAAAATCACTCTGCTCGATACCCTCGTTCAAGGTGAGGGTGCGAAATTTTCCATTGCTGAAAATATTGCACGTGCAGACGCCCTTGGGGCTGATGTTATTATCGTCGGACGAGGCGGTGGTAGTGTGGAAGATTTGTGGGCATTTAATGAAGAAATTGTAGCCGACGCTTTGTTTACATGTAAAACACCTATCGTCTCCGCAGTAGGGCATGAGATAGACTATGTTATCAGCGATTTTGTAGCCGACTTAAGAGCGCCAACACCTTCTGCGGCTATGGAGATGATATTGCCTGATAGTGCCGAAATGTTGCAACGCATTGATGGTATGATGGAGCGGTACACTCTAGTTTTTGGTCGCATTTTACGCTCTAAAGATGAGAGTTTGACGCATCTGACTCGCCTTTTTGCCAAACGCTCCATCGATGAGAAACTCTCTTTGTGGAAAAACGAGATAGCAATTTTACGCAGTCAATACAACGATAAAATCGCTCTTTTGTACCGCGAAAAGTCACGCCACGTCCATCTACTCAAAGAACAGATCCATTTTCAAACCAGACAAAATCTCGCTAAAAAAGAGCAACTACTCTCTTCCTACACGATTGCCCTAAATTCCAAAGAGCCGACACGCGAACAAAAAGAGTGTTATGCACAGGTCGTTCAAAAAGGTAAAAAAATTGCCCTTGAAAAAATAGCTGAGGGTGAAATTTTTGAGCTTCAAACACCCCACACCATTCTAAAAGCCAAAGCATTAGAGAAAAAAGTCCTCACCAAGGAGTCATAG
- the ubiE gene encoding bifunctional demethylmenaquinone methyltransferase/2-methoxy-6-polyprenyl-1,4-benzoquinol methylase UbiE, translated as MENNDNKQQKIVQMFDEIAGTYDTANRVLSMGIDIQWRKTACDETFARYTKPINLIVDVACGTGDMMGYWAKQAKKAGREIGKILGVDPSVGMTDVGKQKFPEFEFVISEATEIPLPNESADILSISYGIRNVVRRQEAFSEFARVVKKDGYVVILEFTKDEKKGFFFAIKDFYLNKVLPILGGIISKNKAAYEYLPNSIEGFLTPSMLQKELDIAGFETEFVKSFSMDISTLVIAKKR; from the coding sequence TTGGAGAATAACGACAACAAGCAACAAAAAATTGTTCAAATGTTTGATGAGATTGCAGGCACTTATGATACTGCTAACCGTGTTTTAAGTATGGGCATTGATATTCAATGGCGCAAAACGGCTTGCGATGAGACCTTTGCACGTTACACTAAACCGATTAATCTTATCGTTGATGTGGCATGTGGTACGGGCGACATGATGGGTTATTGGGCAAAGCAGGCCAAAAAAGCAGGGCGCGAGATCGGCAAAATTTTAGGCGTTGACCCTTCTGTTGGTATGACCGATGTGGGCAAACAAAAATTTCCCGAGTTTGAATTTGTGATCTCTGAAGCGACTGAAATTCCACTTCCGAATGAAAGTGCCGACATCTTAAGCATCAGCTATGGCATTCGTAATGTTGTTAGACGCCAAGAAGCCTTTAGCGAGTTTGCGCGTGTTGTCAAAAAAGATGGTTATGTGGTCATTTTAGAATTTACCAAAGATGAGAAAAAAGGCTTTTTCTTTGCCATCAAAGATTTTTACCTCAATAAAGTTTTACCAATTTTGGGTGGCATTATCTCTAAAAACAAAGCAGCCTATGAGTATCTTCCAAACTCCATTGAAGGCTTTTTAACCCCTTCCATGCTTCAAAAAGAGCTTGATATTGCTGGTTTTGAAACGGAATTTGTCAAAAGCTTTTCGATGGATATTTCGACGTTGGTCATTGCTAAAAAACGCTAA
- a CDS encoding complement resistance protein TraT, which produces MKKTLHVGLALSAALILMSGCATSELQTSARMTQSVFINPVAKDKRTIFISTKNTSGAPINLENRIIQALYAKGYTIVDDPEMATYVLMTNILFCNKKSENNVASGAVMGGAAGAIANSGSNGKSMALAGLGGAVVGGLIGKATEDTIFQMQVDIVIREKAKGKVMANTGTVGGQAGIRDGQKSGTMNSFGGPIRDADASGKMYSNTYSSNSQSYESDFIEHKTMMFAEATKMNLTLYEATPILEDKIAQQVAGLF; this is translated from the coding sequence ATGAAAAAAACATTACATGTAGGTCTTGCGCTCAGTGCTGCGCTTATTTTAATGAGTGGTTGTGCCACAAGTGAACTTCAGACAAGTGCTCGTATGACACAGAGTGTTTTTATAAACCCTGTGGCAAAAGATAAGCGAACGATTTTTATTTCGACTAAAAATACCAGTGGGGCTCCGATTAACTTAGAGAACCGCATTATTCAAGCATTGTATGCTAAAGGATACACCATCGTGGATGATCCTGAAATGGCAACGTATGTGCTCATGACAAACATCTTGTTCTGTAACAAAAAGAGCGAAAATAACGTTGCTAGTGGCGCTGTGATGGGCGGCGCCGCGGGCGCTATTGCAAATTCGGGTAGTAACGGTAAAAGCATGGCACTTGCAGGATTGGGTGGTGCCGTTGTAGGTGGATTGATAGGAAAAGCAACCGAAGACACCATTTTCCAAATGCAAGTGGACATCGTCATTCGTGAAAAAGCCAAAGGCAAAGTTATGGCAAATACAGGTACTGTAGGCGGACAAGCTGGCATTCGTGATGGTCAAAAATCAGGTACAATGAACAGTTTTGGTGGGCCAATTCGTGATGCCGATGCAAGTGGTAAAATGTACAGCAATACCTACTCTTCAAATTCACAATCGTATGAGAGTGATTTTATAGAGCATAAAACAATGATGTTTGCAGAAGCCACTAAAATGAATCTCACCTTGTATGAAGCAACCCCAATCTTGGAAGATAAAATCGCACAACAAGTGGCAGGATTGTTTTAA
- a CDS encoding manganese-dependent inorganic pyrophosphatase, whose translation MKTYACGHINPDSDSVVSAISLSYLKTQLGEPCIPARQGELSPETEFILKTFGLEKPLLKNDFSGDNLYITDYSDLAQAPHNLKETNILGIVDHHKLGDITTTTPLECWIRPVGCTNTIVKEMFDHYKIEIPKNIAGAMMMAILSDTVLFKSPTCTKVDTKAVKELAVIAGVEDFKALGMEMFLVKSAVVGATPRALLLRDYKDFEMGGNKIGIGQLEVVDLKVFDGMKEALFADMKAYKEEGGRHTVMLLLTDIMIEGSQFLVVSDDESKVESAFNTKLVNHEMWVDGVLSRKKQVIPVMEKQF comes from the coding sequence ATGAAAACGTATGCATGTGGACATATTAATCCCGATTCTGATTCTGTTGTATCAGCAATCTCTCTTTCATATCTTAAAACACAATTAGGAGAGCCGTGTATTCCTGCACGTCAAGGCGAGTTAAGCCCTGAGACAGAGTTTATTTTAAAGACATTTGGGCTTGAAAAACCGCTTCTTAAAAATGATTTTTCAGGCGATAATCTTTACATTACCGATTATTCTGATCTCGCGCAAGCACCACACAATCTCAAAGAGACGAACATTTTAGGTATTGTCGATCATCATAAACTTGGTGACATCACTACAACCACACCCCTTGAGTGCTGGATTCGCCCTGTGGGTTGCACAAATACGATTGTTAAAGAGATGTTTGATCACTATAAAATTGAAATTCCTAAAAATATTGCGGGTGCAATGATGATGGCCATTTTAAGTGACACAGTCCTTTTCAAATCACCAACCTGCACCAAAGTCGATACCAAAGCAGTTAAAGAACTCGCCGTTATTGCGGGTGTCGAAGACTTTAAAGCATTGGGTATGGAGATGTTTTTGGTCAAATCTGCGGTGGTTGGTGCAACGCCAAGAGCATTGCTCCTTCGTGATTACAAAGACTTTGAAATGGGTGGCAACAAAATCGGTATTGGTCAACTTGAAGTGGTTGATCTTAAAGTCTTTGATGGCATGAAAGAGGCTCTGTTTGCCGATATGAAAGCGTACAAAGAAGAGGGTGGTCGCCATACTGTGATGCTTCTTCTCACAGACATTATGATTGAAGGCTCACAATTTTTAGTGGTGAGCGATGATGAGAGTAAAGTCGAAAGTGCCTTCAATACAAAACTTGTCAACCATGAAATGTGGGTAGATGGTGTGCTGAGTCGTAAAAAACAGGTCATTCCTGTCATGGAAAAGCAGTTCTAA
- a CDS encoding TonB-dependent receptor, translating into MIDKKRLYQTLTLLPLFANAETLQLDSISVTATKVETGTKEVSQSIAVVNAQKIEDKNVLDVSSALENIPGVNVESSSNSPSPRLIIRGAGLKASYGVREIMVIKDGVPMTDPDSFTRFDYIDMQDVQSIEVQKGPGSINAGNTTGGVIQLITKSVFEEDSNSIKVGVGNDGQRNLNLKLREKLDDNDFVSMNYSQRKIDNGWRDNNAFDSKQISFKYGHIFDDDATLESELSYTESNLELPASMTRAEFEEFKRTGEQHNTSSPWQYTARDSKILSLNTKYSKEIGNWTYKPRFYINKWEHFHPVTGIINDADENYVYGTDLEADYAHKLFDRNAMLVFGVTAKQDRSDDSKQYKYADVLVGGGGRITKTLSNREGALANVEDSLASLYGVYAMETFSPFDKTTIDISARADKLAFDVSGTEYSYFNYSTGKYATGVGAYAIDKSFTLLSTKLGITYALTDATNIYSSVAFANQAPTTSELTDNEALDKTKSINYEIGLKTRTGDFSYDMAIYQNDVTDEIIQIKDAGGNTIYDNAGQTQKRGFEFLGTYHVTPALNFGLSYAYSDFKYKSFQEKVGATFISRDGNYLPYIPKQQYGLEANYRMDNGFKTRIQTKTWGNYYLDNANSDKYTGYDFVTDLMLGYEHKEHLIQLNIYNIFDKHYAMQADKSVYGVESYKAAAPRSGMVSYRYKF; encoded by the coding sequence ATGATAGACAAGAAGCGCCTCTACCAGACCCTCACTCTTTTGCCTCTCTTCGCCAATGCCGAAACCCTTCAACTCGATTCCATCAGTGTTACAGCAACCAAAGTTGAAACGGGAACCAAAGAAGTTTCTCAATCCATTGCCGTTGTCAACGCGCAAAAAATCGAAGATAAAAATGTCCTTGATGTTAGCAGCGCGCTTGAAAATATCCCTGGCGTTAATGTCGAAAGTTCTAGTAATTCGCCAAGTCCAAGGCTTATTATTCGCGGTGCTGGATTAAAAGCTAGTTATGGTGTGAGAGAAATTATGGTTATTAAAGATGGCGTTCCGATGACTGATCCTGATTCATTTACGCGTTTTGATTATATTGATATGCAAGATGTACAAAGCATTGAGGTGCAAAAAGGACCAGGTTCCATCAATGCGGGCAATACCACAGGCGGTGTTATTCAGCTCATCACAAAATCTGTTTTTGAAGAAGATAGCAACAGCATCAAAGTAGGTGTTGGCAATGATGGACAACGCAACCTCAACTTAAAACTAAGAGAAAAACTTGATGATAACGACTTTGTTTCCATGAACTACTCTCAACGTAAAATCGATAATGGTTGGCGAGATAACAATGCGTTCGATTCTAAACAAATAAGCTTCAAATACGGTCACATTTTTGATGATGATGCAACGCTTGAAAGTGAACTTTCCTATACCGAGTCCAATTTAGAGTTACCTGCATCTATGACAAGAGCAGAGTTTGAAGAATTTAAAAGAACAGGGGAACAGCATAACACCTCTAGCCCTTGGCAATACACAGCGAGGGATTCTAAAATCCTCTCTTTAAACACCAAATACTCCAAAGAGATAGGAAACTGGACCTATAAGCCACGCTTTTACATTAATAAATGGGAGCATTTCCACCCCGTTACGGGCATTATCAACGATGCAGATGAAAACTATGTCTACGGAACCGATTTAGAGGCTGACTATGCGCATAAACTCTTTGATCGCAATGCCATGTTAGTTTTTGGTGTCACCGCCAAACAAGATAGAAGTGATGATTCAAAACAGTATAAGTATGCCGATGTTCTTGTAGGGGGTGGAGGTAGAATTACCAAAACACTCTCAAATAGAGAAGGCGCATTAGCGAATGTCGAAGACTCTCTTGCTTCCTTATATGGCGTGTATGCGATGGAAACATTTTCGCCATTTGATAAAACGACCATTGACATCAGTGCTCGTGCCGATAAGCTTGCTTTTGACGTGAGTGGCACAGAATACAGCTATTTTAATTACAGCACTGGTAAATACGCCACTGGCGTGGGAGCTTATGCGATTGATAAGAGCTTTACACTTCTCTCAACAAAGCTTGGTATCACGTATGCACTCACAGATGCAACCAATATTTACAGCTCGGTTGCTTTTGCCAATCAAGCACCAACAACCAGTGAACTCACAGACAATGAAGCACTCGATAAAACCAAAAGCATCAACTACGAAATTGGCCTTAAAACACGAACAGGCGATTTCTCTTATGATATGGCAATTTATCAAAATGATGTCACAGATGAGATCATTCAAATTAAAGATGCTGGCGGTAACACCATCTACGATAATGCAGGTCAAACACAAAAACGTGGATTTGAGTTTTTAGGAACATACCATGTCACCCCAGCTTTAAATTTTGGACTCTCGTATGCATACAGTGACTTTAAATACAAAAGTTTTCAGGAAAAAGTGGGTGCTACATTTATAAGCCGAGATGGAAACTATCTGCCTTATATTCCAAAACAGCAATACGGACTTGAAGCCAATTATCGAATGGATAATGGCTTTAAAACACGCATTCAAACCAAGACGTGGGGAAACTACTATCTTGATAATGCCAACTCCGATAAATACACCGGATACGATTTTGTCACGGACTTGATGCTAGGGTACGAACACAAAGAGCATCTTATTCAACTCAACATCTACAATATTTTCGACAAACACTACGCAATGCAAGCGGATAAAAGCGTTTACGGTGTCGAGAGTTACAAAGCAGCAGCACCACGAAGTGGTATGGTTAGCTACCGCTACAAATTTTAA
- a CDS encoding 4Fe-4S binding protein — MVDQQKRDANDLFANPLSAFFFKNRMFLMLLRVSILALFVYAIILGFMAPTKEQNSFTTVLFWSLFWPLFMVVTLSTFGRLFCGICPHAFVGKYLTRFGLQKTVQTWLKQPLIGVLLLFFGWWTVYYIYPTAYKSPLNSAIFFSVMSSVAFGFFFIFKEMSYCKYICPIGTLTRTFSKVSFTWLGTYAQSCQVCKTFECTKACSYNLKPFSFDTKASMGDCTLCMSCAQSCESVSFKLTKPSSSLFQKFQTSTAEVWAILLITAAITITMSFHHALSRVAISDSYFWVQLGQWLQTNIAIKGIDYVGISALFFATLITIGFATGGTFIASKLLHVNFKSAFYTLSYAFIPIFIIGGLSHTYEFFFVHHYSTIVNGFIDGLHLPFSPVEPLASKKDAWLKIFGVMNYIAVFWALLIMAKRITFFQASTTKRVIAFFFASLLIFLYLGLNLYRSYAFATYGMKQEGHAHHGSAKTLQETPKEMK; from the coding sequence ATGGTTGATCAACAAAAACGAGACGCAAACGACCTTTTTGCCAATCCATTAAGTGCATTTTTCTTTAAAAACAGAATGTTTTTAATGCTTTTAAGAGTGAGTATTTTAGCCCTATTTGTCTATGCCATCATCTTGGGTTTTATGGCTCCTACCAAAGAGCAAAACAGCTTTACAACCGTTCTTTTTTGGTCGCTCTTTTGGCCGCTTTTTATGGTTGTAACCCTTTCCACTTTTGGACGTCTGTTTTGCGGTATTTGCCCCCATGCTTTTGTGGGTAAATACCTGACACGATTTGGGCTTCAAAAAACAGTGCAAACATGGCTCAAACAACCACTTATCGGTGTTTTATTACTCTTTTTTGGCTGGTGGACGGTCTATTATATCTATCCTACTGCTTATAAATCACCTTTAAATAGTGCAATCTTTTTTAGCGTTATGAGCAGTGTTGCATTTGGTTTTTTCTTTATATTTAAAGAGATGAGCTACTGCAAATACATCTGCCCTATTGGCACACTTACACGCACTTTTTCAAAAGTTTCGTTTACATGGCTTGGAACGTACGCGCAAAGCTGCCAAGTCTGTAAAACGTTTGAATGCACTAAAGCCTGCTCATACAATCTCAAACCTTTTAGTTTTGACACCAAAGCTTCTATGGGAGATTGTACTTTATGTATGAGTTGTGCGCAAAGTTGTGAGTCCGTGAGCTTTAAACTGACCAAGCCCTCTTCTTCACTTTTTCAGAAGTTTCAAACTTCAACGGCTGAAGTCTGGGCAATTTTGCTTATTACGGCTGCTATTACCATCACGATGAGTTTTCACCATGCCCTTAGTCGTGTCGCCATTAGTGACAGCTACTTTTGGGTTCAATTAGGTCAATGGCTTCAAACAAACATTGCCATTAAAGGGATTGATTATGTGGGTATAAGTGCGCTTTTTTTCGCGACTCTCATAACGATAGGCTTTGCAACGGGAGGCACGTTCATCGCTTCAAAACTTTTACATGTAAACTTCAAGTCGGCATTTTACACGCTCTCTTATGCCTTCATCCCCATTTTTATCATCGGTGGCTTGTCGCATACGTATGAATTTTTCTTTGTCCACCATTACAGCACCATCGTCAATGGTTTTATTGATGGACTGCATCTTCCATTTTCACCCGTTGAACCTTTGGCATCTAAAAAAGATGCGTGGCTTAAAATCTTTGGGGTTATGAATTATATTGCGGTATTTTGGGCACTGTTGATTATGGCAAAACGCATAACATTCTTTCAAGCATCCACAACAAAAAGAGTCATAGCCTTTTTCTTTGCTTCCCTTTTAATTTTTCTTTATTTGGGACTCAACCTTTATCGAAGCTACGCTTTTGCAACTTATGGTATGAAACAAGAAGGGCACGCACACCATGGAAGCGCTAAAACTTTGCAAGAGACTCCCAAGGAGATGAAATGA
- the exbB gene encoding TonB-system energizer ExbB has product MISITLLQDIVDYGVIGLLGFMSFITLFFWIERLLFYRALKISHYTYKEKLEMDVTNHVHILSTFGSNAPYIGLLGTVCGIIITFYTMGQSGQIDVKTIMSSLALALKATAMGLVVAIPAIFFYNHLVRKIEKILMCWDIAKQSGTDENTSL; this is encoded by the coding sequence ATGATCTCCATTACGCTGTTGCAAGACATTGTGGACTATGGTGTCATTGGATTACTAGGTTTTATGAGTTTTATCACGCTCTTTTTTTGGATTGAGCGACTTTTGTTTTACCGTGCCTTAAAAATCTCACACTATACCTATAAAGAAAAATTAGAGATGGATGTGACCAATCACGTCCATATTCTCTCAACTTTTGGCTCAAATGCCCCTTACATCGGGCTTTTAGGAACGGTGTGTGGCATTATTATCACATTTTACACCATGGGACAAAGCGGGCAAATTGATGTTAAAACGATCATGTCATCCTTAGCATTGGCGCTTAAAGCAACCGCTATGGGTCTTGTAGTCGCTATTCCTGCGATCTTTTTTTACAACCATCTGGTACGTAAAATTGAGAAAATTTTAATGTGCTGGGATATTGCAAAACAAAGTGGAACTGATGAAAATACGTCGCTTTGA
- a CDS encoding ExbD/TolR family protein → MKIRRFETINVVPFIDIMLVLLVIVLTTATFVAKGIIPVDLTQASSAKPLSEQKELIVTITQEEKFFFNNKAVEEGSLENELLQFDEQTPIMINCDKHASFEPFVKLMDLLKQHHYTQIGILTKQ, encoded by the coding sequence ATGAAAATACGTCGCTTTGAAACAATTAATGTCGTACCCTTTATCGACATTATGCTCGTACTCCTTGTTATTGTTCTAACCACGGCAACGTTTGTGGCGAAAGGCATTATACCTGTGGATTTAACACAAGCAAGTTCTGCCAAACCTTTGAGCGAGCAAAAAGAGCTTATCGTTACCATCACACAAGAAGAGAAATTTTTTTTCAATAACAAAGCCGTCGAGGAAGGCTCTCTTGAGAACGAGCTTTTACAGTTTGATGAGCAAACTCCCATTATGATTAATTGTGACAAGCACGCTTCTTTTGAGCCTTTTGTCAAACTCATGGATCTTTTAAAGCAACATCATTACACGCAAATTGGAATTTTAACCAAACAATGA
- a CDS encoding energy transducer TonB, translating to MKRYIHAFTMSLIVYLIGGFGLMYHTSFIHKPSSLADLSKEVMAITLYEPKKEEPELHPTPPPPSPPTLTHTPQKNVAKKESKTLPNAPVTKESMVVSQEREHVDLEEQMVTKEVKAEAMSMSSEVSSKEALHVKQKEYLENLKRRINEHKTYPKIAQNSRIEGNVMIEFTISPKGELLSFVVLGGKKIFHKATEDAVQKSFPFPLNEDLFTSVMTFQIELNYSLL from the coding sequence ATGAAACGCTACATTCACGCTTTTACAATGAGCTTAATTGTGTACCTTATCGGTGGATTTGGATTGATGTACCACACTTCATTTATACACAAACCCTCTTCTTTGGCTGATTTATCTAAAGAAGTGATGGCAATTACTTTGTATGAACCCAAAAAGGAAGAACCTGAACTACATCCAACACCGCCTCCTCCCTCACCACCAACATTGACACACACACCTCAAAAAAATGTTGCTAAGAAAGAGTCTAAAACCTTGCCAAACGCACCTGTAACAAAAGAGTCTATGGTGGTTTCACAAGAGAGGGAACACGTTGATTTGGAAGAGCAAATGGTAACGAAAGAGGTAAAAGCTGAAGCGATGAGTATGAGTTCAGAAGTGAGTAGTAAAGAGGCTTTACATGTAAAACAAAAAGAGTATCTAGAAAACCTAAAAAGGCGTATTAATGAGCATAAGACCTATCCAAAGATCGCTCAAAATAGTCGCATTGAGGGAAATGTAATGATAGAATTTACGATCTCTCCCAAAGGAGAATTACTTTCATTTGTCGTTTTAGGGGGTAAAAAAATCTTCCATAAAGCGACGGAAGATGCTGTCCAAAAAAGCTTTCCGTTTCCTTTAAACGAAGATCTCTTTACCTCTGTTATGACATTTCAAATCGAACTGAACTATTCATTGCTCTAA
- a CDS encoding coproporphyrinogen III oxidase family protein: MQARQSKMITSATSYFMSQYTKHYLHVEKPSLGLPPPPEAKKYLLYIHVPFCTMFCPYCSFNKFTYTKETAAKYFQHLREEILHVKALGYDFNYLVIGGGTPLIDEEELIRTIELVKKLFNVEHVSCESDPNHIQKETVTRLKGLVDRLSVGVQTFDDALLKKLGRYEKFGSGEEVYEKIASMLGILPITSVDLIFNFPTQTSEGLVNDLERLKKLTPEQTSVYPLMTSSLVKNSVKKTLGKFSLENEYNFFKVIKESLKETYPARHGWSFSKESDLIIDEYIIDNEEYVGVGSGSFSFLKNTLYLNEFALDPYASLIQEKHSAITKERTFPLNSQMYYRLMVDLFNGTLSKKKFATMFGVSINDALGKELMLLKFAKAIKETKENIITTEYGDYLFLVMMKEFYMGMDRIRNDARKNLII, translated from the coding sequence ATGCAAGCTCGTCAGTCAAAAATGATTACTAGCGCTACTAGCTATTTTATGAGCCAATATACAAAACACTATTTACATGTAGAAAAACCTTCTTTGGGTTTACCCCCTCCGCCCGAGGCGAAAAAATATCTGCTGTATATTCATGTCCCTTTTTGTACGATGTTTTGCCCTTATTGCTCTTTTAATAAATTTACCTACACCAAAGAGACTGCCGCAAAATACTTCCAGCATCTACGTGAAGAGATTTTACATGTAAAGGCATTGGGGTATGATTTTAACTATTTGGTCATAGGGGGCGGTACGCCTCTCATTGATGAAGAAGAGCTGATTAGAACTATTGAATTGGTCAAAAAACTCTTTAACGTTGAGCATGTTTCCTGCGAGAGCGATCCTAACCATATTCAAAAAGAGACGGTTACAAGGCTCAAAGGATTGGTTGACCGCCTTTCAGTAGGTGTTCAAACATTTGACGATGCTCTTTTGAAAAAACTGGGGCGTTACGAAAAGTTTGGTTCTGGAGAAGAAGTCTATGAAAAGATTGCTTCAATGCTTGGGATTTTACCCATCACCAGTGTTGATCTCATCTTCAATTTTCCAACCCAAACATCAGAAGGGCTTGTCAATGACCTTGAGCGACTCAAAAAACTCACTCCTGAACAGACCAGTGTTTATCCGCTAATGACCTCTTCTTTGGTGAAAAACAGTGTGAAAAAAACGCTAGGCAAATTTAGCCTTGAGAATGAATACAACTTTTTTAAAGTTATAAAAGAGTCCCTTAAAGAAACTTATCCTGCACGACATGGGTGGTCGTTTTCAAAAGAGAGTGATTTGATTATTGACGAATACATCATCGACAATGAAGAGTATGTTGGTGTAGGATCTGGTTCATTTAGCTTTTTAAAAAATACGCTCTACCTCAATGAATTTGCGCTTGATCCGTATGCTAGCCTCATTCAAGAAAAACATAGCGCCATTACGAAAGAACGTACTTTTCCACTCAATTCTCAAATGTATTATCGTTTGATGGTTGACCTGTTCAATGGTACGCTTTCTAAGAAAAAATTTGCCACCATGTTTGGAGTATCGATTAATGATGCACTGGGTAAAGAGCTAATGCTTCTTAAATTTGCTAAAGCAATCAAAGAGACTAAAGAGAACATCATCACCACAGAATATGGTGACTATCTCTTTTTAGTCATGATGAAAGAGTTTTACATGGGCATGGATCGCATTCGCAATGATGCTCGCAAAAATCTTATTATTTAA